A genomic window from Micromonospora sp. WMMA1947 includes:
- a CDS encoding histone has product MAEAQQATRPAAKRTTAKRTAAGRTTTVTKASPNASGAGAGRAPAKKAAAKKAAARKVVSAARKAPAKATTTRTTAKKTAARTAPAGRATAKSAPAKKTTAKKTAAKKTTAAKKTAAATKTTAARKTTTARTTATAKKAPARKTTTAKKTTAAKKTTGARKVTAAAKKTTAAAKKAPAKKTTASTRPTARKTAAKKAPARKTTTARKTTTTAKKTTAAKKAPARKSTAAKSTTARKAPARRA; this is encoded by the coding sequence ATGGCCGAAGCACAGCAGGCCACCCGCCCGGCCGCGAAACGGACGACCGCGAAGAGGACCGCCGCGGGCAGGACGACGACGGTCACCAAGGCGTCGCCGAACGCCTCGGGCGCCGGCGCCGGACGGGCACCGGCGAAGAAGGCGGCGGCCAAGAAGGCGGCCGCCAGAAAGGTCGTGTCGGCGGCGCGCAAGGCGCCGGCCAAGGCCACCACCACCAGGACGACCGCGAAGAAGACAGCGGCTCGTACGGCACCGGCCGGCCGGGCCACCGCCAAGAGCGCGCCGGCCAAGAAGACCACCGCGAAGAAGACGGCGGCGAAGAAGACCACGGCGGCGAAGAAGACAGCGGCGGCGACGAAGACCACGGCGGCCCGCAAGACCACGACGGCCCGGACCACCGCCACCGCGAAGAAGGCGCCGGCCCGCAAGACGACCACCGCGAAGAAGACGACGGCGGCCAAGAAGACCACCGGCGCGCGCAAGGTCACCGCGGCGGCGAAGAAGACCACCGCCGCGGCGAAGAAGGCGCCCGCGAAGAAGACCACCGCCTCGACGCGTCCCACGGCGCGCAAGACGGCGGCGAAGAAGGCGCCCGCGCGCAAGACCACCACCGCGCGCAAGACCACCACCACGGCGAAGAAGACCACCGCCGCGAAGAAGGCGCCGGCCCGTAAGAGCACCGCCGCCAAGAGCACCACCGCACGCAAGGCGCCGGCCCGCCGCGCCTGA
- a CDS encoding RNB domain-containing ribonuclease, translating into MVIRRVLAPRIDFGALRRELGLPEGFPAAAQREADLAAAALPPAVADRTDIPFVTVDPATSRDLDQAMHLTRRPGGGYRVRYAIADVLTHVRLGGDLEAETWRRGQTVYLPDGNVPLHPHTLSEGAASLLPDADRAAVLWTVDLDADGGTVAVTLERALVRSRAKLDYGGVQRDADAGRLPEPIALLPEIGALLTARGLTRGAINLPLPEQDVEPDGDGWRLVLRGPGPMEEHNAQISLLTGMAAADIMLAGRIGLLRTMPRPRAEAVERLRLAAGPLGVPWPDGTPVGQVLDGLDTSRPRVAAFVDQAAELMRGAAYTAFDGEVPEQPEHGGVAAAYAHVTAPLRRLADRYATEVCLALHEGREVPEQVRAALPKLPEVMAATDRTAGAATRGAVELAEAVLLAHRVGETFEAAVLDVDEPRPAGNGRPGRPPGGTIALDEPPVRARCTGELPLGERVRVRLTVADPVQRRVAFERA; encoded by the coding sequence GTGGTGATCCGACGCGTACTGGCGCCCCGTATCGACTTCGGCGCGCTGCGCCGCGAGCTGGGACTGCCCGAGGGCTTCCCGGCCGCGGCGCAGCGCGAAGCCGACCTGGCCGCCGCCGCGCTGCCGCCGGCCGTCGCCGACCGGACCGACATCCCGTTCGTCACCGTCGACCCGGCGACCTCGCGCGACCTCGACCAGGCCATGCACCTCACCCGCCGTCCCGGCGGCGGCTACCGCGTCCGGTACGCGATCGCTGACGTCCTGACCCACGTACGCCTCGGTGGTGACCTGGAGGCCGAGACGTGGCGTCGGGGACAGACGGTCTACCTGCCCGACGGCAACGTGCCGTTGCACCCGCACACGCTCAGCGAGGGGGCGGCCAGCCTGCTGCCCGACGCCGACCGGGCCGCCGTGCTCTGGACCGTCGACCTGGACGCCGACGGCGGCACGGTGGCGGTCACGCTGGAGCGGGCGCTGGTGCGCAGCCGGGCCAAGCTCGACTACGGCGGCGTACAGCGCGACGCCGACGCGGGGCGGCTGCCCGAGCCGATCGCCCTGCTGCCCGAGATCGGGGCGCTGCTCACCGCCCGGGGCCTGACCCGGGGCGCGATCAACCTGCCGCTGCCGGAGCAGGACGTCGAGCCCGACGGGGACGGGTGGCGGCTGGTGCTGCGCGGCCCCGGCCCGATGGAGGAGCACAACGCGCAGATCTCGCTGCTGACCGGCATGGCCGCCGCCGACATCATGCTGGCCGGCCGGATCGGGCTGCTGCGCACCATGCCCCGTCCCCGCGCGGAGGCGGTCGAACGGCTGCGCCTCGCCGCCGGCCCGCTCGGCGTGCCCTGGCCGGACGGCACACCAGTGGGTCAGGTGCTCGACGGGCTGGACACCTCCCGGCCCCGGGTGGCCGCCTTCGTCGACCAGGCCGCCGAGCTGATGCGCGGCGCGGCGTACACCGCCTTCGACGGCGAGGTGCCCGAGCAGCCCGAGCACGGCGGCGTGGCCGCCGCGTACGCGCATGTCACGGCGCCGCTGCGCCGCCTGGCCGACCGCTACGCCACCGAGGTCTGCCTGGCCCTGCACGAGGGCCGGGAGGTGCCCGAGCAGGTCCGGGCCGCGCTGCCGAAGCTGCCCGAGGTGATGGCTGCGACCGACCGGACCGCCGGTGCGGCCACCCGGGGCGCCGTGGAACTGGCCGAGGCGGTGCTGCTCGCGCACCGGGTGGGGGAGACGTTCGAGGCGGCCGTGCTCGACGTGGACGAACCGCGCCCGGCGGGCAACGGCCGCCCGGGCCGCCCGCCCGGCGGCACGATCGCGCTCGACGAGCCGCCGGTACGCGCCCGCTGCACCGGCGAGCTGCCGCTGGGCGAACGCGTCCGGGTACGGCTCACCGTCGCCGACCCGGTCCAGCGCCGGGTCGCCTTCGAACGGGCCTGA
- the npdG gene encoding NADPH-dependent F420 reductase encodes MAYDATTLPDVSGLTVGIIGGTGDQGRGLAYRFARAGQTVLIGSRTAERANQAAAEIAALPGVADGALVSGGDNEDVARRSDVVIVAVPWDGHAATVAALAEPLVGKIVVDCVNPLGFDKQGPYALTVDEGSAVQQAAALLPESRVCAAFNHVSAPLLADPEIDRIELDVLICTEERELVGVVGALAARIPGMRGIYAGRLRNAHQIEAFTANLIAINKRYKAHAGIRVTDV; translated from the coding sequence ATGGCTTATGACGCGACCACGCTGCCCGACGTCTCCGGGCTGACCGTCGGCATCATCGGTGGCACCGGCGACCAGGGACGGGGTCTCGCCTACCGGTTCGCCCGGGCCGGGCAGACCGTGCTGATCGGCTCCCGCACGGCGGAACGGGCCAACCAGGCCGCCGCCGAGATCGCCGCCCTGCCCGGGGTGGCCGACGGCGCTCTGGTCTCCGGCGGCGACAACGAGGACGTCGCGCGGCGCAGCGACGTGGTGATCGTGGCGGTGCCGTGGGACGGGCACGCGGCCACCGTCGCCGCGCTCGCCGAGCCGCTGGTCGGCAAGATCGTGGTGGACTGCGTCAACCCGCTCGGCTTCGACAAGCAGGGCCCGTACGCGCTCACCGTCGACGAGGGCAGCGCCGTGCAGCAGGCCGCCGCGCTGCTGCCCGAGTCCCGGGTGTGCGCCGCGTTCAACCACGTCAGCGCGCCGCTGCTGGCCGACCCGGAGATCGACCGGATCGAGCTGGACGTGCTGATCTGCACCGAGGAGCGGGAACTCGTGGGTGTGGTCGGCGCGCTGGCCGCGCGGATCCCCGGCATGCGGGGCATCTACGCCGGGCGGCTGCGCAACGCCCACCAGATCGAGGCGTTCACCGCGAACCTGATCGCGATCAACAAGCGTTACAAGGCGCACGCCGGCATCCGCGTCACCGACGTCTGA
- the panB gene encoding 3-methyl-2-oxobutanoate hydroxymethyltransferase — MVESTPAEVTALYGGPATRRVRTRDLIAAKERGERWAMLTSYDQYTASIFDQAGIPVLLVGDSAANNVFGYETTLPVTAEELLPLVRAVVRATKHSLIVGDLPFGSYEEGPAQALRTAVRFMKEGGCHAVKLEGGRRCAAQIEAITGAGIPVMAHIGFTPQSEHTLGGYRVQGRGEAAEEVLADARAVAEAGAFAVVLEMVPGEVAKRVTAELSIPTVGIGAGPDTDGQVLVWQDMAGLRTGRAPRFVKRYADLAGALTDATRRFADEVRGGEFPAPEHTF, encoded by the coding sequence ATGGTGGAGTCCACCCCGGCCGAGGTGACCGCGCTCTACGGCGGGCCGGCCACCCGGCGGGTACGCACCCGCGACCTGATCGCCGCCAAGGAGCGCGGCGAGCGGTGGGCGATGCTCACCTCGTACGACCAGTACACGGCCTCGATCTTCGACCAGGCGGGGATCCCGGTGCTGCTGGTCGGCGACTCCGCGGCGAACAACGTCTTCGGCTACGAGACCACGCTGCCGGTGACCGCCGAGGAACTGCTGCCGCTGGTACGTGCCGTGGTGCGGGCCACGAAGCACTCGCTGATCGTCGGCGACCTGCCGTTCGGCTCGTACGAGGAAGGCCCGGCGCAGGCGCTGCGCACCGCGGTGCGGTTCATGAAGGAGGGCGGCTGCCACGCGGTGAAGCTGGAGGGCGGGCGGCGCTGCGCCGCCCAGATCGAGGCGATCACCGGCGCCGGCATCCCGGTGATGGCACACATCGGTTTCACCCCGCAGAGCGAGCACACGCTCGGCGGCTACCGGGTGCAGGGCCGGGGCGAGGCCGCCGAGGAGGTGCTCGCCGACGCGCGGGCGGTGGCCGAGGCGGGCGCGTTCGCCGTGGTGCTGGAGATGGTGCCGGGCGAGGTGGCCAAGCGGGTCACCGCCGAGCTGTCCATCCCCACCGTCGGGATCGGGGCCGGCCCGGACACCGACGGGCAGGTGCTGGTCTGGCAGGACATGGCCGGGCTGCGTACCGGGCGGGCGCCGCGCTTCGTCAAGCGCTACGCCGACCTGGCGGGCGCGCTGACGGACGCGACCCGCCGGTTCGCCGACGAGGTACGCGGCGGCGAGTTCCCCGCCCCCGAGCACACCTTCTGA